A genome region from Pseudodesulfovibrio alkaliphilus includes the following:
- a CDS encoding RlmE family RNA methyltransferase has translation MKQYQDKYFKRAKKENYAARSVYKLKEMDKRFGLFRKGQTVLDLGAAPGSWSQYAGERVGPQGRVLAVDIQATRHTFADNITFLQADVFSDAPELLAAMEPLAPFDLVISDMAPKTTGIKFADQANSLELCERAFEVAIRRLKRGGHFAVKIFDGAETKAYADSLRPHFEKVKYFKPYSSRSESKELFIVALGFVGTDG, from the coding sequence ATGAAACAATACCAGGACAAATACTTCAAACGGGCCAAAAAGGAAAACTACGCGGCCCGGTCCGTTTACAAGCTCAAGGAAATGGACAAGCGGTTCGGCCTCTTCAGGAAGGGACAGACCGTCCTTGACCTGGGCGCAGCCCCGGGCTCGTGGTCGCAATACGCCGGGGAACGGGTCGGCCCCCAGGGGCGGGTGCTGGCCGTGGACATCCAGGCAACCCGACACACCTTTGCCGACAACATCACCTTCCTCCAGGCCGATGTCTTTTCCGACGCGCCGGAACTGCTGGCGGCCATGGAGCCGCTGGCGCCCTTTGATCTTGTTATCAGCGACATGGCCCCCAAGACAACCGGAATCAAGTTCGCGGATCAGGCCAACAGCCTGGAGCTGTGCGAACGCGCCTTTGAGGTGGCGATCAGGCGGCTTAAACGCGGCGGCCACTTCGCGGTCAAGATTTTCGACGGTGCAGAAACCAAGGCGTATGCCGACTCCCTGCGGCCACATTTCGAAAAAGTGAAGTATTTCAAGCCGTACAGCTCGCGCTCCGAAAGCAAGGAGCTCTTTATCGTTGCGCTTGGCTTTGTCGGCACAGACGGATAG
- a CDS encoding rubredoxin, producing MERWECPCGYIYDPAEGDPENNVAIGTRFEDLPDDWVCPQCGAEKEYFEKL from the coding sequence ATGGAACGATGGGAATGTCCCTGCGGCTACATCTACGACCCTGCCGAGGGTGATCCTGAGAACAACGTGGCCATCGGCACCCGCTTCGAGGACCTGCCCGACGACTGGGTCTGCCCGCAATGCGGCGCGGAAAAGGAATACTTCGAAAAACTGTAG
- the ruvC gene encoding crossover junction endodeoxyribonuclease RuvC: protein MGLDPGSRATGYGIVRESSGQAELVATGVIRTPAGKDMGTRLGVIYARLAELITAHGPAEAAIENVFVSKNPSSALKLGQARGAAMAACATHGLSVAEYEPSKVKKNLVGVGGAPKDQVAFMVARSLGIKKPDWPEDASDALAVAICHLNERRMRRLIDG, encoded by the coding sequence ATGGGGCTCGACCCCGGCTCGCGGGCCACGGGTTACGGCATCGTCCGCGAGTCCTCGGGCCAGGCCGAGCTGGTGGCCACCGGGGTCATCCGCACCCCGGCGGGAAAGGACATGGGCACGCGCCTTGGCGTCATCTACGCCCGGCTGGCCGAATTGATCACGGCCCACGGCCCGGCGGAGGCAGCCATCGAGAATGTTTTCGTGTCCAAGAATCCGTCCTCGGCCCTCAAGCTGGGCCAGGCCCGCGGCGCGGCCATGGCCGCCTGCGCCACCCACGGCCTGAGCGTGGCCGAATACGAGCCGAGCAAGGTCAAGAAGAACCTCGTGGGCGTGGGCGGTGCGCCCAAGGATCAGGTGGCCTTCATGGTTGCCCGCAGCCTGGGCATCAAGAAGCCGGACTGGCCCGAGGACGCCTCCGACGCTTTGGCCGTGGCCATCTGCCACCTCAACGAGCGGCGCATGCGCAGACTCATCGACGGCTGA
- the ruvB gene encoding Holliday junction branch migration DNA helicase RuvB has protein sequence MSKSTLPEESVRPRRLSDFIGQDELRANLDVFIRAATERSRPLDHTLFYGNPGLGKTTLARIMASELGVNMVTTSGPVMERSGDLAAILTNLDRGDILFIDEIHRMPPTVEEVLYPAMEDFQIDLIIGSGPGARTVKLDLEPFTLVGATTRLGLLTSPLRDRFGCIFRIEFYSPEELGRIVERAAAIIGVRVEPDGALAIGRRARGTPRIANRLLRRVRDYALVHGDGTVTREIAESSLDRLEVDQHGLDAMDRKILSLMVENFSGGPVGLKTIAAACAEEVRTIEDIYEPYLIQCGFLKRTPRGRVATAKAYRHLKLRMDERLELL, from the coding sequence ATGAGCAAGAGCACACTCCCCGAAGAGAGCGTCCGGCCGCGCCGCCTGTCCGACTTCATCGGCCAGGACGAGCTGCGGGCCAACCTCGATGTCTTCATCCGCGCCGCCACCGAGCGCTCGCGGCCCCTTGACCACACCCTGTTCTACGGCAATCCCGGCCTGGGCAAGACCACCCTGGCCCGGATCATGGCCAGCGAACTGGGCGTGAACATGGTCACCACCTCCGGCCCGGTCATGGAGCGCTCGGGCGATCTGGCCGCCATCCTGACCAACCTTGACCGGGGCGACATTCTCTTCATCGACGAGATCCACCGCATGCCCCCCACCGTGGAAGAAGTGCTCTACCCGGCCATGGAGGATTTCCAGATCGACCTGATCATCGGGTCCGGGCCCGGGGCGCGCACGGTCAAGCTCGACCTTGAGCCCTTCACCCTGGTTGGCGCAACCACCCGGCTGGGGCTGCTCACCTCGCCCCTGCGCGACCGCTTCGGCTGCATCTTCCGCATCGAATTCTACTCGCCCGAGGAGCTGGGCCGGATTGTGGAACGGGCCGCAGCCATCATCGGGGTGCGGGTGGAACCGGACGGTGCGCTGGCCATCGGACGACGGGCCCGGGGCACCCCCCGCATCGCCAATCGGCTGCTGCGCCGCGTGCGTGACTACGCCCTGGTCCACGGCGACGGGACAGTCACCCGCGAGATCGCCGAATCCTCCCTGGACCGGCTGGAGGTGGACCAGCACGGACTTGACGCCATGGACCGCAAGATTCTCTCCCTCATGGTCGAGAACTTCAGCGGCGGGCCGGTGGGACTCAAGACCATCGCCGCCGCCTGCGCCGAAGAAGTGCGGACCATTGAGGACATCTACGAGCCCTACCTGATCCAGTGCGGATTCCTCAAACGCACCCCGCGTGGACGCGTGGCCACGGCCAAGGCCTACCGCCATCTCAAACTGCGCATGGACGAACGCCTGGAGCTGCTCTGA
- a CDS encoding YebC/PmpR family DNA-binding transcriptional regulator, with protein sequence MAGHSKWANIQHRKGRQDAKKAKFFTKAAKDIILAAKAGGGNPEDNSALRLAIQKAKQVNLPKDKIENAIKKGTGELAGGDYAEVVYEGYGPGGVAMLVDAATDNRNRTVAEIRHIFSKHGGSMAEAGAVAYLFSKKGVILFDKEKFTEDQLMEVGLEAGAEDIVDDDDSLVVHTAPGDFMAVQQAFTDAGMEYESAEVGRVPETLIPVDVPTGRKTMNLFDALEDNDDVQKVYLNADFPDELFEDE encoded by the coding sequence ATGGCCGGACACAGCAAATGGGCGAACATCCAACATCGCAAGGGTCGCCAGGACGCCAAGAAGGCGAAATTCTTCACCAAGGCAGCCAAGGACATCATCCTGGCCGCCAAGGCGGGCGGCGGCAACCCCGAAGATAACTCCGCCCTGAGGCTGGCCATCCAGAAGGCCAAGCAGGTCAATCTGCCCAAGGACAAGATCGAAAACGCCATCAAGAAGGGCACTGGCGAGCTGGCGGGCGGCGATTATGCCGAGGTCGTGTACGAGGGGTATGGACCGGGCGGCGTGGCCATGCTCGTGGACGCGGCCACGGACAACCGCAACCGCACCGTGGCCGAGATCAGACACATCTTCAGCAAGCACGGCGGCAGCATGGCCGAGGCCGGAGCCGTGGCCTACCTGTTCAGCAAGAAGGGCGTCATTCTCTTTGACAAGGAGAAGTTCACCGAGGACCAGCTCATGGAAGTGGGCCTGGAGGCCGGGGCCGAGGACATCGTGGACGACGACGATTCCCTGGTGGTGCACACCGCGCCCGGCGACTTCATGGCCGTGCAACAGGCCTTTACCGACGCGGGCATGGAATACGAATCCGCCGAGGTGGGCCGTGTGCCCGAGACCCTCATCCCCGTGGACGTTCCTACCGGCCGCAAGACAATGAACCTCTTCGACGCCCTCGAGGACAACGACGACGTGCAGAAGGTCTACCTCAACGCCGATTTCCCGGACGAACTGTTCGAGGACGAGTAG
- the ruvA gene encoding Holliday junction branch migration protein RuvA — protein sequence MIGYLKGTVLSVSDKGLVLLTPGGVGYEVAAPTSVLARLPGRGGEAALFVHTQVGEKAIDLFGFLENDDLDLFRTLISIDKLGPKKALAILSMFDAGHLREIAWREDADTLATVPGIGPKSAKQILWHLKDKVDKLAPAHAPAKGEGPRVEGGRGEYLDALAGLKGLGYQEDEVRPMLLEIFDAEPDLDAASAIRTALRRIAAARS from the coding sequence ATGATCGGATATCTCAAGGGAACGGTATTGTCCGTGAGCGACAAGGGACTGGTGCTGCTCACTCCAGGCGGAGTGGGCTACGAGGTGGCCGCGCCCACCTCGGTGCTGGCCCGGCTGCCCGGCCGGGGAGGCGAGGCAGCGCTCTTTGTCCACACCCAGGTGGGCGAAAAGGCCATTGATCTTTTCGGCTTTCTCGAAAACGACGATCTCGACCTTTTCCGCACCCTCATCTCCATCGACAAACTCGGCCCCAAGAAGGCCCTTGCCATACTCTCCATGTTCGACGCCGGGCATCTGCGCGAGATCGCCTGGCGCGAGGACGCCGACACCCTGGCAACGGTGCCGGGCATCGGACCGAAATCCGCCAAGCAGATACTCTGGCACCTCAAGGACAAGGTGGACAAACTCGCCCCGGCCCACGCCCCGGCCAAGGGCGAAGGGCCACGCGTCGAAGGAGGACGGGGCGAGTACCTCGACGCCCTTGCGGGCCTCAAGGGGCTGGGGTATCAGGAGGATGAAGTGAGACCCATGCTGCTGGAAATCTTCGACGCTGAACCAGACCTCGACGCCGCCTCGGCCATCCGCACGGCGCTGAGGCGCATCGCGGCGGCCCGCTCATGA